GGATGTATTCAATAACTCACCTGCCACAGGTTGCTCCTGTCGGTTCATCACTCAGGTCGTCTGCCACAAGCTGCCATTTGTCTCTCCTTGTCTGTTTAAGTTCAGTCAGAGTATGTATTCTCCTCAGATGGGTATTTATATGTGCAGAGTTTACTCTTATCATCATTTCATAAAGACTTGGTGGTTCGTGATGCTGGAGGCCTGAGGTGGCTGCTTCagtcatattttaaatgaatccaAATAGCTTACTGTTCGTGAAGCGAACGCATGCTGTGGGTGGCAGCCCTTGTTTGAGCAGTCCTCACACAGATACAGGTAACTGCAGACTGTGCATctgaaaacatgacaacagGGATTAAGGCAGTCATGGGAGCCAAGTGTGACTGTGAACAGTTTACTGCATTCATTTTGAACACTTTTTACTCCCAGTATAGTTATGGCTGCCACCTGCTTACTTGAAACACTTCCCAGTGACAGGGCACACCCGGCAGCTCTGACAGATCACTCCCAGGTGTCTCTCTGGCTTCTCTCTTTCAGCTGCAGTGAAGAGCTTTGCTGCGTTTTTCACCTGCTCCTGGAGCGACTTCAAAGAGCTGAAGTCCTCCCTGCACAGAGGGCACTTCACTGTTTCCTCCCTGTCTGAGAGTCTCTGGTGATCCGCCCACACCTTCATGCAGGAGATGTGGACGTTATTGCCGCAACCGAACctgagagagttccagaggacAGCACACGATAGAGAAATCAGCCTGTACGCTACATGAAATGTGCTCTGCTGTGAATATCAGGAGATGTGAAACAAAGTTTACATCCGCACATGTGCTGGTAGTTTACGCTAAACATGCTGCATGTGCTCAGCTTCTGCATAGTAGTGCAATAACATGACTTCAGGATGGTGTGTAAAACATGACTCAAACAATAACTGTGTGTAAGCCCGACCACAGCCGGCTGCACACCTGCAGTAAGACACAGGCAGGTTTTTCTCCAGCAGCTCTTCTTGACAAATCGGACAAACATCCTGAGCTTGGATCACTTTCCGGCAGACACTTCCAGCCTTCTGGCCGGCGACTGTTTGGCTCGCGGTCCTGAAAGGAGTTGACGGATCATTCTCTGTCCTGTGGGCTTCGGTTTGGTGTAAACCTTGGAGCACCTCCAGGATCTGTCTCTCCACAAGTCCATGCTGGAATGAATCTAGAGCAGagttatttttaacattgtaTGTCAACAGGAGCACATGTATGGTGGGTCAGTTCTGGCAAATTGCCTGTGAAATTTACACAACAAATGTCTCAGTATGTTTGAATCAGCATCGTGATGTTCAGAAAATACAgcttcacttcatttcatttctttcaatGTGTCATGAACCGCTGACATCAGGTCACAAAGAACCAACACAAAACTCAACATTTGAACAATTTCCCTGAACTGAAAGGTGCTCTGACATTTGTAGCAGCCACTTGTGAGAATGTTTGACTTAACCACAAAGAGTCTTGTTTCTTGTGTCGCTGATTACAGGTGAGCACCAGGTGTTCAAGTAGAGGTTAGTTCTGGGTTTTTAGGTGAAGGATCACACAATTCAACAAGAAGGTAACAGCATTCATGAAACTTTTCAATAAATGGGACATCCTCCAAAGGAAGCCATGTGAAACTctgattcttgtttttatgGAAAACACGTGAAGAAAGTGAGGTCTGGAGTTTGGACAGTTGCTACAACATTAgagtaaaaaatgtattaaaataactTACATTCATGTTCTCTGGGTAGTCTAAATTTCCGCAGTAAAACCCTATAAAGATAAAAATTAGAGGTTCATTTCTAGAGACAGTAGTAGTTTctattttcaaaaacatttaaggACCCGTGGAGATTCATATCAGGCGATATCTGatccacacagaaaataaaataacagaaacaaagaaataaaagaaaagcttGTGAGTGTGGTTcgtctctttctgtgtgttgttctcACCAGCAGATGTGTTTGCATGGCTCCTGCTCCCGAGTGAACACAGGGCACGAGCACGTATGTGGGTCACCCAAGCACACCTGAACAAGAAAACGTGCTGGTGTGAGGATGTAAAACATTTTGAGCAGCGTGCATCCTGAATGATACAGATGATTTACCTTGAAATCCTTggcctctctgtcctctctgagTAGGAAGCCTGTTGGACCGAAGCATTTCAGGAGAAATATGGTTGTGTTCAGGGCTTGGCCTTGGTGGAAACTCACTGCATCGCTGGCTGCGTTCCTCCACGCAGTTTTCCTGAACATCCTGTCACTGCAAAATAAAGAGATTTATTAATCATCCACTCCGTAATAATGAaggtgaggacagagggtgtgTGGAGCTGTCAGGAGGTTAAAGGTCATCTGATAATGTGgaatgtgtttcttttcattcatccaGCAGTGGTGGAATTATTTCTAATGCCATGCTACTTTACTTCTTATATTTCAGATGCGTTTATATGTTAATATATTACGTACTACTATACTACTAATCTACCCAGTAGTACACACAGTATCTAGAATTGGCCTCATGCTGATGAACTACAACATTCAAATGCTCTTAAATGAATGTATCCGTGATAAAATCATTAGATTATATAATCATAAAGCTGCATAATGAGCACTATAACTATATTTACACTTTGCTGATACTTCTTAAcattgtaatggagtatttttggAGCCCAGTAGTATTTGTACTCCTGCCTGACCTTCGTCAGCTCTGCAGTGTAAAGCTGTGTCACCTTGTCACAGACAGCAGGCcacagtaaatatataaatatgtataaatataaatatatgtgagTGATGAACACACTTACTTTAGTCAGCGGCACGAACATGGCGAGGTGTCGGAACGCCGTCGCCATGGTAACAGACGTTTTGCTCTCCAGAGGACGCCGTTGCTAAGCGacagaaaccttcttgctgaTTGGTCCGTTTTGTTCTACCTGAGTTACAGAAGAGGCACTTCCCGTGTCAGTGTCACGTGGCATGACGTCTCCCCTCCTGCAGCGGAACACAAGACCAAACTGCAGCGTGGTGAGAAATAGTGCGATGGAAGTGGTGATCAAGAAGAGACCGAGATCCAGTTTATTTACCTGGCTGATGCACCACCACGTGACCCACATCCCCATAGCAACAACCATAACAACATGAGCTGGCGTCTACAATAACAGATGACGTCAGACAGTCCATGTCCCTCCTCCCTGTCTGAAgtttactttctctttctctctgcagctcgtCATGCAGCTTCTTTTCTCCACGTTAAGGTAACGACATCGACATTTCCACCGTCTGTGCTCATCACTGCCTCTTTGCTCAGCCTGTTACCGTTAAATGCTGCTCGCTTGTTGCTCGGTTCGTTCACAACTTCATAGAAATATAAAAGTCAGCCGAGAAAAAAGAGCCACTGCTCACCGGCTGTGTGAGTCTCTAAATGCGGAAGCATCAGGAAGGATCCGAGCAAGTTTTATGTTCTAATGAATTCACTGGGCAGGAGCTGGTTTGTACTTAAACATGATGAATAATCAAACCAGAGAGattgaaatgaaactttaatattCTCAAAGGGCTTTATTGAGgcagtcttttattttggaaggaTCTACCTGCCTAACGCCTGTAGTCTAACTACAAGTATTTGACAGTAGTACAATCCTAAAGTACTTGTATTTGTACTGCACTACATCTCAGAGGGAGCTTCGTTACTTTCTCCTCTGTGTAACTTTTCATGTTAATACTTTAAACACATGATCAGTCTCTTTACCGTGTGCTGTGTATGCTGCCCTCCAGCGGCGACAGGCAGCCACTGCAGCCCGAGTGTAAAGTTACCATCAGTGATAGACACATAATAAAATACTGTTTCCGGTCAACGCTTCACAAAATTAAACATTCCCggaaatattttgaaaatatagtGACCAAACTAAAGCAATTCAAAGTGAACTGAAAGAAATGTTCCTGAAATGACCATTGTCCGTCCCAGACTCATCACAGACAGctggtgtgttttattttgaaaggactAGCTGGATGTGCTGAACTGAGTCTGACTGACGGAGCTGCTCATGTTTGTGTTATATACTTTATAAGATTATAAGATTATATGCTTTTTATGTCATAAGTTGGCATACTTTGTGTTGCTGTTAGCAAAGTAGCCGTAACTTACGTGATGTAACCGCCCAAACTAAAACTTTATCAAAACtgtaacatttacataaataataataaaaaataacgcGACTTAAACGTGTTAAATGAATGGATATAAAATGataatcatttgttttgtgcagaGTTTGCGGTATTGGTGTATTTGATGTTACTCCCTGTAAGCGctggtgtgttttattttgaagggaatAGCCGGATGTGACAGCCGTTAACGGACGGAGCTCCCGGTGTGTTCCCGGTTGAGGCGGTGTGGGAGAAGGAGCGTTtggattttaagaaaacaaagctCCTTCAGTCACTCATACATTCGTGTTAGTGTGATAaacttattttaatgtttaaaatgaaataactcTGTGTTGCTAACCAAAGCTGAACTTCCGGTTAGGATTCcgttaaatgttgtttgttttcatgaactTTTATCAAACTGCgactttatattatatatattatatttattatatttatttactggaccaactctttttaaaaagtgttttctggtttcgaggtaaataaaataaatattgtggtttttagttgccatggtgatgcagcttagcttagcattgcTCATTAGCAAACAAACAGGTGTCTCAGTCAGTCGCTGACTTTGTTTCAGAggtgaagtcagactcagatattatgaataatgttttatatttacatgttacatCCACAGGCACTGAACAGCTGACTGAACAGCTGACTGAACAGCTGAATGAACAGCTGACTGGACAGCTGACTGAACAGCTGACGGAACAGCTGACTGAACAGCTGACTGAACAGCTGACTGGACAGCTGATGGAGGCTGTGGTCAGTGGAGACTTTGAGGCCTCTGTGTAAGTTTCTCTTTCTGATAAACAGTCTGAATGTGTCTGTACGGTGTGGTCTGTCACGTTCACCTGTTTTGCTTTTTAGTTCAAAAATAAGAAATCATTGTGATGTAATTTGCCTcacaatacacaaaaacacaagttagtGGTTGGTGAAGATGAAGAGCGAGCTTCAGAGAAGTTGGGATGATAATATATCGTCCGGACTCCATTGAAGTCGTGTCGGTGTCCATCTTCACCAACTCTGAAGAAAAATACCAAAGTCTTCAGCTGTTAGATGCTTTGCTGTACTGAAGCGTTAAACCTGAACACTAACACTGACCGTTCTGATTTGGTTCAAGACTCTGGAACATCTCAGAGCATTTAAAGTATGTCACAGTGAGTCCAGCAGGTCTTTGTCCTGCTCTGCACGCAGTGTAAATGTAGTGAGTAATGTAGTGTAATATGAGACTAGGACCAGATATCTTTTATTCTTGGAGCACGTTGTTCAGAAGCACACAGGTATCTATCACTGAATTGATGAACATTAGAAATATTTCACCAGCTGCACATTTAATGCAACAGTGAAGACCTCACAGATAAAATAATTGTtgtaatgaacattttatttaaactggtATCTTGTTCTGCAGATCATTCACGTTGGGTCTGTatgcagaacagacagaagtaagGACACATGGCTTGTACAGCACAGTCTGCGTTAGCTTATGTCGAGAGCGCCAGAGTCCACCTGGTGGGAGAGTTAAAGAATCTGTCAGTGATCGTGGAAAACTTGTATCAGCAAGGAGTTTTCCAGGATGAAGAGGTCAGTGAAATACAGGCAGAGAAACATGACCATGATAAAACCAGACACATACTGAACTCTGTCAtaaagaaaggggaaaaagcCTGCTACAAGTTCCTCAAGATCATTGACACAACGAGAAAGAGGACCTTAGGGAGGCCGACCCCTCTGCCTGAGAGAAATACTGAACCTGTATTTGACCTGCATTACTGGatcagctgcttttctttcaagGAAGACGCACAAATGGATGTCGAGTACTTCCAAGGTATTTTGAAGCTGAAGTTATTTATCTTTGATGTGCTGATTTCATACATTGTTCTTTAATGTGTGATGTATCTGAATATGTATGAATTATTTGGTGAAAAGATACAATATGTTTATTTACCACTGTTGTTCTTATTTTAGGCTTAAGGCCGTGTCATGAATATCAGAGAAAGCTGAAGATGAAAACACGAAAAATATCAAGTGAGTTTTGGACGGCCAACAAACGTCTTTTTGGAGAGAATAACAAGCCTGATCTGTCGTACACTCCACTTGTATTAGACACACAAGAAAGTGTTTCtccatataaaataaagaaatataagaaCAAGAAAAGCAGAATGAGTCGCCCtaaaaagatgaagaagtaCCTGCCTGTGGACAGACCAGAGATTTCCCCCAGTGAGCTGctgaaaacagataaaaacatactCTTGGTTGGTCAGCCTGGAATTGGAAAGACAGCACTTGCTCATGAAATGTTGAAACTCTGGGCAGAAAGAGACAACAAGGATCTAGATTACATGTTTTACTTTGACATGAGAAACACACTCATCACGTCGACCATGAGCTTGGACGatcttcttttctgtgtgttcagtgaacCGGATAGAGGCAAAGAAGAGGTCTTACAGGACATAAAGGAGAACTCTGACAATGTTACAATCATTTTTGATGGGCTCACAGATCTCTCTTCTTCAGTGGTGAGGAGGCTTGTAGAGAAGGATCTACTACCTTATGCCAAGGTCATCGTGACTTGCAGACCAGATGATGAAGAAGACTTCCTATCTGAGAACTTTCTCAAAATGGAAGTGAACGGCTTCAGTGAGCAGaccataaaaacatatttatctgCAATGCTCGGCGATGAACAGAAGAAAGTTTTGAGCAACTTGGAGCTGTTCACTCTTTGCCATGTCCCGATGTATGCACTGATGGTGGCTGCCTGCTTTTCAGAAGACTCTCCACAGCCGTGCACGATAACTGAAATCTACATCAATATTGTTCGTTCGTGCCTTCAAATGAACAGCAACAAGACACGAAACAAAGATCTGAATTCCTTCATCACAAACAAGTGTGAGGAAATACTGCGTTTGGCTGAGGTTGCTTTTCATGCAACTGAAGGAAAAACTGTGAACTTGCCTGAAATGCCCTGTGAAGACAGCTGCGTCCTTTCCTTCCTGAAACCACTTTTTATCAAAGCCGCCCTCACTGAGACAATAACCACATATGCCTTCCTCCATTACACAATGCAGGAGTTTTTTGCAGCACTGTGGCTCCTGAAGAATCCAGATAAAATCAAGGATGTTTTGCAGCAGTGCCTCACTGAGGagaagaaacacatgaaacatgtgATCCCTTTCTTGTGCAGATTGTTGAGTGAGAAGAGCCCTTGTCTGATGAAGTGTCTGATTCCAGCTCAGGAGCTCAAGAATACATCCAAGTGGTTCTTCAAGGAaatgataaacacatttttcGCAAGTGGGCTTGATGTGGACATACTGTTCTTATGCCAGTGCTTGTATGAGTCCCAGTGTCCTGAAGCATGCATCTACCTCCTGGACAAACTGGAGTACCGTCTTGACCTCAGTGGAGAAAGTCTTGATCCGAACCTTTGCTGTGCTGTTGCCTACGTGGTCACTCAGTCAAAGGAGAGGAAAATATCACTGAACCTTGAGGACGTCATGGTGTCAGAGCAAGGAATGAGACGGCTATCTGGATGTCTGCAGAATGTCCAATGGTATGTGAGCAAATAACAATAAGAGGTAAAATAGAAAGAACCCAATGACCCCAAACAGGATGAATGGCTTAAATAGATGGATGAAGATATTCAGAGAATAAAGAATGTTACCTCTGCTGTGACTTCTTTTAGCTAAACAGACATTTCTTATAAAACTTGACTGTTACTCTCTGacttatgattattatgattgCTCTTTAATTGTAGGTGTGACCCTCTGCCACGGCAGCTGTGGGAGATTTTCCTTCTCAGCGAAGGGCAGATGGACGACATCGGGTTACTCAGCCTCGATGGAAATCAGTTGCACCTTCCAGTCGAAGGTAAAAGACGGCTGTTTGAAAGAGCGGTAAACGTCATGCAGAAGGTCACTATGAAGGTTAATGTCTGCCTTCACTGGGAGAGGGAAACTCCTGACTGCCAAAGGCTGTGTGAGTGCCTGTTAGAGGCTTTGCCATCCATCAGCTCACTCAGGtatgcagcttttgtttttgtgtgatgaaACTTTTATCCTTTGTAAAACTccatgttgaaatgaaaatccTTTATTGGAGCTCATTGTATGGTCAGATCAGACCTCCAGTTTGAGATGAACTACCTCTATCATGAGACTTCGACTTAACTTTAACTCACCACTTGGTGACTAATTTCATTTGTGGCTGACATAAAGAAGGAAGCAGCTTCACTAAGGTGTGTGATCAGGAAGGGGAGGAAAGTGTTCACTCCATGCTGATGGACACAGGGTGGATCTCAGACTTCGTCTGATGATCACACACCGAGTACAGACACAATATTTACACAGGTTATTGTACAAAATGACATTAACATATACATCTGTTTGTTCTTATGCAGCTTCAGGGTGACCTACAGATGTCCAGGATATCAGGATCAGGAGCATCAAAGGACACtggggaaggaggagaagcagctgtTACTGGATTTATGCCTGAGAGCAGCATGGCACAAAGCAGAAAGCTTTCTCAGCGTAGTGAACAtgctgctctcttttttttctgttaatgcCGACTTGAATAACTTCCTCCTTGATTTATATCAACACGTCAAGGGTAAAGGATTTTCAGATATCATTCCAAAACTGGAGCCACTTTTCCAGTCAGCTCCCACAGTCTGGTTCATAGACCTCTCAGAGAGAAAGACCTCCATCCTCCTGGAAGTGCTGAAACTCCAATCAAAGAAGAAACAAgtgaagctaacagactgctCACATGAAGAGAGTGAAGTGAGGAGTTTGCTACAGTGTCTGCCTTATATCTCACAGCTCAGGTAAATGAATTGTACTTCACATGACTTCAGTGTACATTTGTGGAGTTAAATCTTTGAACACAGAGGTGAGGACACACCTTTGCAGACTGACTTTCCTGGCTCcttaaacattttctgaagaATGTCATTCAGTCAAAGTCTTCTTAAATCCACATATGAGCCTGTTCAAAGTATTGTGACTTGAATTTTAGGTTGATTGATTTGACTGTGTTCTGCTCATCAGCAGGTATTTGTAGGCTTTCAGCAGATAAACTCCATATGAGTAATGCATGgctctttttctgctgttgaCATCACATCATAACAACATGTTCAATTCTCGTTACAGTTTCTCTCAGCGCTTTGAAGGTCAAGTCGAGTTCATTGTGAATCTgttctgtgcagcagcagagagagaacagcagacaggagagaagaTAGTGAAGCTGTTATCATCAGTGTGCACATATCAAACATTCCCTTTCAATAGAAATTATCAGAAACATCAGAGTGATTTCCTGCTGGATCTGTTCTCCCATGTGAAGGACTATGAAACCAAAACAGGCTTGAGTGTCCTTCCATCATTACAGTCAGTTTTCCAGTCAGCTCCTGCAGTCTGGTTCATAGACCTCTCAGAGAGAAAGACCTCCATCCTCCTGGAAGTGCTGAAACTCCAATCAGAGAAGAAACAagtgaagctgacagactgctCACATGAAGAGAGTGAAGTGAGGAGTTTGCTACAGTGTCTGCCTTATATCTCACAGCTCAGGTAAATGAATTGTACTTCACATGACTTCAGTGTACATTTGTGGAGTTGTGTTCTAACATCTGCAGTAACTGGCTGTTAGTTTGAAGGTGAAGGTAACGTGTTGAGTTGATCAGTCCACATAAACGTGACTTCACTGTGTTTAGTTTATAGATGACATGCTGTTTTATTCCACACACCCCAGTGTATTTATTCTTAAATTACCCAGAGT
This is a stretch of genomic DNA from Larimichthys crocea isolate SSNF chromosome XIX, L_crocea_2.0, whole genome shotgun sequence. It encodes these proteins:
- the zswim2 gene encoding E3 ubiquitin-protein ligase ZSWIM2 yields the protein MFRKTAWRNAASDAVSFHQGQALNTTIFLLKCFGPTGFLLREDREAKDFKVCLGDPHTCSCPVFTREQEPCKHICWVLLRKFRLPREHEYSFQHGLVERQILEVLQGLHQTEAHRTENDPSTPFRTASQTVAGQKAGSVCRKVIQAQDVCPICQEELLEKNLPVSYCRFGCGNNVHISCMKVWADHQRLSDREETVKCPLCREDFSSLKSLQEQVKNAAKLFTAAEREKPERHLGVICQSCRVCPVTGKCFKCTVCSYLYLCEDCSNKGCHPQHAFASRTTRRDKWQLVADDLSDEPTGATCGSTVPVAADLLPDSVSECLPVIRVRPGSRLLDEGQQCRICLQDFSLGQRVRTLPCQHKFHADCVDRTLQKSNSCPLDGYVIYNHVTRRSSERKTAPQSASRLLSDFARPTEDHLKDLFIPGVALRDRNTKVTPPRGSLNLEVLTAPLNPPHQFITDRFQGLRIATTDTVMEEGKQTLTDPRARSSKKRATAHSHASPAETKLSHASPAETKLSHASPAGTKLSDQPQLNLFVGLWRPQSDHTATAASAARPTRRQPKKTGVVTSKGPNKQLSSELRMTGVLINTQHQTQTKT